One genomic region from Candidatus Saganbacteria bacterium encodes:
- the speB gene encoding agmatinase, which yields MKKFLEIDKGSSEYNNSKFVIIPCPHEKTTSYGKGTKNGPNAILTASQNVENFDEELEFDPSKKSGIHTIKYTSIANLGEKISALISDNKIPIILGGEHSLTSFAVKAAKEKYKDLSVLQFDAHADLRDSYKGSKLSHASAMRRVIELCPLVQAGIRNISEEEWLFAKKENQIANIHLAQHLDVVKKIISQLSKNVYITFDVDVLDPSIMPSTGTPEPGGLFWYEILDILKEVCTQKNIVGADFVELMPIKGMPAPDFTVAKLIYKLIGYLSK from the coding sequence ATGAAAAAATTCTTAGAAATTGACAAGGGATCTTCGGAATATAACAATTCAAAATTTGTAATAATTCCCTGCCCTCATGAGAAAACGACATCTTACGGAAAAGGTACCAAGAACGGACCGAACGCAATCCTTACAGCATCCCAAAATGTCGAAAACTTCGATGAGGAACTGGAATTTGACCCATCTAAAAAGTCAGGTATCCATACTATAAAATATACATCTATCGCAAATCTGGGGGAAAAAATTTCCGCGCTTATTTCCGATAACAAAATTCCAATAATTCTCGGCGGAGAACATTCTTTAACCTCATTTGCCGTTAAAGCTGCCAAAGAAAAATATAAAGACTTATCAGTCCTACAATTTGATGCCCATGCTGATCTGCGAGACTCGTACAAAGGCAGCAAATTAAGCCACGCAAGCGCCATGAGGCGCGTTATAGAGTTGTGTCCTCTTGTCCAGGCTGGAATTAGGAACATATCGGAAGAAGAGTGGCTTTTCGCAAAAAAAGAAAACCAAATTGCAAATATCCATCTCGCACAGCATTTGGATGTCGTGAAAAAAATAATCTCTCAGCTATCTAAAAACGTATATATTACTTTCGATGTCGACGTGCTTGACCCGTCCATCATGCCATCAACGGGAACGCCGGAGCCCGGCGGCCTATTTTGGTACGAGATCTTGGATATTCTAAAAGAAGTCTGCACACAAAAGAATATTGTTGGAGCCGATTTTGTGGAACTCATGCCGATCAAAGGGATGCCCGCTCCCGATTTCACCGTTGCGAAGTTGATATATAAGCTAATAGGATATTTATCAAAATAA
- a CDS encoding rRNA pseudouridine synthase, with protein MERLQKFLANSGIASRRSCEELIVKGKVKVNGKVVTELGTKIDPEKDAVEYHGKRIEKPNKKLYIKLNKPAGYITSCRSFEGATIFDLLKGIKKRVYPIGRLDKDSSGLLLLTNDGDLALELSHPRYEHEKEYEVEAEFTLSDGQIQTMRNGINLVEGRTLPADIKKTGRNTFKIIIREGKNRQIRRMLRAVNNVVSKLKRVRIDKITLEKLKEGEWKRLDKEELTSLGLNLLL; from the coding sequence ATGGAACGCCTTCAAAAATTCTTAGCCAATTCGGGCATTGCATCACGCCGCTCATGTGAAGAACTCATAGTCAAGGGCAAAGTCAAAGTTAACGGAAAAGTTGTTACAGAACTTGGGACAAAGATCGATCCGGAAAAAGATGCTGTTGAATACCACGGAAAAAGGATCGAGAAACCCAATAAAAAGTTATATATCAAACTCAACAAGCCCGCAGGATATATAACATCCTGCAGAAGTTTTGAAGGCGCAACGATATTCGACCTGCTCAAAGGAATAAAAAAAAGAGTTTATCCGATTGGACGGCTCGATAAGGATTCAAGCGGTCTTCTTCTACTAACAAACGATGGGGATCTGGCTTTAGAGCTATCCCATCCACGCTATGAACATGAAAAAGAATATGAGGTTGAAGCAGAATTCACATTATCGGACGGACAGATACAAACAATGCGTAATGGGATCAATTTGGTTGAAGGCAGAACGCTTCCCGCCGATATTAAAAAAACCGGAAGAAATACTTTCAAAATAATCATCCGCGAAGGCAAGAATAGACAAATTAGAAGAATGCTTAGGGCTGTGAATAATGTAGTCTCAAAGCTTAAAAGGGTTCGTATCGACAAAATAACACTCGAAAAACTCAAAGAAGGCGAATGGAAACGCCTTGATAAAGAAGAACTAACTTCTCTCGGCCTCAATTTATTGCTCTAA
- a CDS encoding L,D-transpeptidase codes for MIASSIFGGIFGYFYNIETPSYESVRLLYLKQKVLEFAGKYNDKDVIVVSKKDHLLYYCKNGDIVTNDNWNGFKITFPVKVSLASKYYKTPEGEMFIDDKNPNSRYILFLHFSYPGAYGIHSAQTRLRSYLEANEKKDPDFEFVTKKDDTRGCVAVENRVIKYLYAKVEPKTPVLIMP; via the coding sequence ATGATAGCATCTAGCATTTTTGGTGGTATTTTCGGATATTTTTACAATATCGAGACCCCAAGCTATGAGAGCGTACGCCTATTGTACCTAAAACAAAAAGTTCTTGAATTCGCCGGAAAATATAATGACAAGGATGTTATTGTCGTCAGCAAAAAGGACCATTTGCTCTATTATTGTAAAAATGGAGACATTGTCACAAATGACAACTGGAATGGCTTTAAGATCACATTCCCGGTCAAAGTTTCATTAGCGAGCAAATATTATAAAACACCTGAAGGTGAAATGTTCATTGATGACAAGAACCCAAATAGCAGATATATCCTATTTTTGCACTTTAGTTATCCGGGGGCGTACGGGATCCACAGCGCGCAAACAAGATTAAGATCCTATCTTGAAGCGAACGAAAAAAAAGATCCCGATTTTGAGTTTGTCACAAAAAAGGACGATACAAGAGGCTGCGTTGCGGTGGAAAACAGGGTCATAAAGTATCTCTACGCAAAAGTTGAGCCGAAAACCCCAGTTCTAATTATGCCTTAA
- a CDS encoding ATP-binding protein — translation MIKNAILKQKQEKERLLSLSYIERTKMNEARKWLDSDLIKVVLGPRRAGKSVFSLMLLKSHPFSYFNFDDEAVSGNNFNYDELLQELYAAYGKTKYLLFDEIQNLPKWELFVSRLHREGYNMVLTGSNANLLSKELSSALTGRHIPIEILPFDLKEYLHAKQFEVPQDNKFLPEKKGLFLNLLGQYLLSGGYPEIAVKDLDPKEYLSVLFDSLLFKDVVKRHKVRFSDQIDALGSYLISNVGNQYSLRKLTAALGFKSGVTLEKYVSYLIEAYLIFLLHRYSYKAGERLKSPKKTYTVDNGFISAKAIQHSPDNGKLFENMLFIELVRKGFEPNRELFYYKTRNGREIDFVLKKGDEVIELIQVAYELNSSSTREREIKALLEAGQELKAEKLTIITWDEKKEITKGGQKISFLPLWEKLLF, via the coding sequence ATGATAAAAAACGCAATTTTAAAGCAAAAACAAGAAAAAGAAAGGCTTTTATCTCTTTCATACATCGAAAGAACTAAAATGAATGAAGCCCGGAAGTGGCTCGATTCCGATCTTATAAAAGTCGTATTGGGCCCGCGCCGTGCCGGAAAATCCGTGTTTTCATTAATGCTTTTAAAAAGCCATCCTTTCTCCTATTTTAATTTCGATGATGAGGCTGTTTCGGGAAACAATTTCAACTATGATGAGCTGCTGCAGGAGCTGTATGCCGCTTACGGAAAAACAAAATATCTCCTGTTTGACGAAATACAAAACCTTCCCAAATGGGAATTATTTGTCAGCCGCTTGCATCGGGAAGGTTACAACATGGTATTAACCGGCTCAAATGCAAACCTGTTAAGCAAAGAGTTGTCTTCTGCCCTCACAGGCAGGCATATTCCTATAGAGATACTTCCTTTCGACCTTAAAGAATACCTGCACGCCAAGCAATTTGAAGTTCCGCAAGACAATAAATTCCTCCCGGAAAAAAAAGGCCTCTTCTTGAATTTATTGGGACAATATCTTTTAAGCGGAGGCTATCCTGAAATAGCCGTTAAAGATCTTGATCCAAAAGAATATTTATCGGTTCTTTTTGATTCATTGCTTTTCAAAGATGTGGTCAAAAGGCATAAAGTCAGGTTTTCAGATCAAATAGATGCCCTGGGTTCGTATTTGATAAGTAATGTAGGTAACCAATATAGCCTCCGAAAATTAACCGCCGCATTAGGCTTTAAAAGTGGTGTTACATTGGAAAAATATGTAAGCTACCTGATCGAAGCTTATTTAATATTCTTATTGCATCGCTATTCATACAAAGCCGGGGAAAGGCTAAAGTCGCCAAAAAAAACTTATACGGTAGATAATGGATTTATAAGCGCAAAAGCGATCCAGCATTCTCCGGACAATGGAAAATTATTTGAGAACATGCTGTTTATTGAACTGGTAAGAAAAGGATTTGAGCCCAATCGAGAGCTGTTCTATTATAAGACTAGAAATGGCCGCGAAATTGATTTTGTATTAAAAAAAGGGGATGAGGTAATAGAGTTGATCCAGGTTGCATATGAATTGAATAGTTCGAGTACCAGAGAGCGGGAAATAAAGGCGCTACTCGAAGCGGGCCAAGAACTAAAGGCTGAAAAGCTAACAATCATAACCTGGGATGAGAAAAAAGAAATAACAAAAGGCGGCCAAAAAATAAGTTTTCTCCCTTTATGGGAAAAGCTGTTGTTTTGA
- a CDS encoding glutamate--tRNA ligase, producing MMVRVRFAPSPTGHLHVGGARTALFNWLFARHNKGKFILRIEDTDQTRSTGEAVKAIYDGLEWLGLDWDEGPKADGDFGPYLQTERLEIYKEYINKLISEKKAYYCFCTADELAKKREETEARKEAPKYDNNCRKLTDVDVAKNLSENKPCVVRFRMPQGEKTEVHDLVRGKISFDNDVLDDFVILKSDGFPTYNFAAVIDDHLMEITHVIRGDDHLSNTPRQMLLYQAFSFEPPKFAHISMILGEDKTRLSKRHGATSVIAYRDMGYLPEAVINYLAKLGWGYKDEEVFTRDQLIEKFDLDHVTKSSAVFNMEKLNWLNGHYIRTALPERIVDLCEPLLIDAFGVKDLAYMTKVVTIFLDRIKIIPEIVPLTGYFFTENWDFEIKALEYLKAENACEVLGKLKAVLEKIEPFTKPEIEIAFKQLAKDLNVQLGIVIHPARAALTGRVESPGIYDVVEVLGKEKVIARLTRAVKL from the coding sequence ATGATGGTTCGCGTAAGGTTTGCCCCAAGCCCGACAGGCCATCTGCATGTGGGCGGCGCACGAACCGCCCTTTTTAACTGGCTTTTTGCTCGGCATAATAAAGGGAAATTCATCCTTCGAATAGAAGATACAGACCAAACAAGATCAACAGGCGAGGCCGTTAAAGCGATATATGATGGGCTTGAGTGGCTTGGGCTTGATTGGGACGAGGGGCCAAAAGCCGACGGCGATTTTGGGCCGTATCTTCAAACCGAAAGGCTGGAAATATATAAAGAGTATATCAATAAACTTATCTCCGAAAAGAAAGCCTATTATTGTTTTTGTACTGCCGATGAGCTAGCCAAAAAAAGAGAAGAGACCGAAGCTAGGAAAGAGGCTCCAAAATACGATAATAATTGCCGAAAACTAACCGACGTTGATGTTGCCAAAAACTTATCGGAAAATAAGCCGTGTGTTGTGAGATTCCGGATGCCGCAGGGGGAGAAGACGGAGGTTCACGATCTTGTTCGCGGAAAGATCTCATTTGATAATGATGTCCTCGATGATTTCGTAATACTAAAATCCGACGGGTTTCCAACTTACAATTTCGCCGCGGTTATCGACGATCATCTTATGGAAATAACGCATGTCATCCGCGGAGACGACCATCTTTCAAATACCCCGCGGCAAATGCTTTTATACCAGGCTTTTAGTTTTGAGCCGCCCAAATTCGCCCACATATCGATGATCTTGGGAGAAGATAAGACAAGGCTCTCAAAACGCCATGGCGCGACATCCGTCATCGCCTACAGGGATATGGGATATCTTCCGGAAGCGGTTATTAATTATCTTGCAAAGCTAGGGTGGGGGTATAAAGACGAAGAAGTATTCACAAGAGATCAATTGATCGAAAAATTCGACCTGGACCATGTGACCAAGAGCTCGGCAGTGTTCAATATGGAGAAATTAAATTGGCTGAATGGACATTATATTCGGACAGCTTTGCCTGAACGGATTGTCGACCTGTGCGAACCTCTGCTTATTGATGCTTTTGGCGTTAAAGATCTAGCATATATGACAAAAGTTGTAACAATATTCCTCGATAGGATAAAAATAATACCCGAAATTGTCCCTTTGACCGGATACTTTTTCACCGAGAATTGGGATTTTGAAATTAAAGCGCTTGAATATCTTAAAGCCGAAAATGCCTGCGAGGTGTTGGGTAAATTGAAAGCTGTTCTTGAAAAAATCGAACCGTTTACAAAGCCGGAAATAGAAATTGCCTTCAAACAATTGGCAAAAGATCTAAATGTTCAACTTGGTATTGTTATTCATCCTGCCCGCGCGGCACTGACCGGAAGGGTAGAATCGCCGGGGATCTACGATGTTGTTGAGGTATTAGGCAAAGAAAAAGTAATAGCGAGATTGACCAGGGCAGTTAAACTATAA
- the rsmH gene encoding 16S rRNA (cytosine(1402)-N(4))-methyltransferase RsmH, with protein MSNFHNPVMPIVTIESLNLKKGGTYVDCTLGGGGHAENVKCQMSNVKLIGIDQDNEALAEAHRNLETKEHSDIEYVHGNFSDIGKLINKPVDGFLFDLGISSHQINEESRGFSIRSDAPLDMRMDKGSQLTAYSVVNGYSKEELTRIFFEYGEERFSKRVSNAIWQTRDANPIKTTFQLKDIIEKAIPTWKKRESVTRIFQALRIEVNHELESLKKGFSAAVEKLNPGGRIVVISYHSLEDRIVKWFFRDLHKNGILKIITKKPILPSEEEILANPRARSAKLRCAEKT; from the coding sequence ATGTCAAATTTTCACAACCCCGTAATGCCAATAGTGACAATAGAATCCCTCAATTTAAAAAAAGGCGGGACTTACGTCGATTGCACCCTCGGCGGGGGAGGGCACGCCGAGAATGTCAAATGTCAAATGTCAAATGTCAAATTGATCGGAATAGATCAAGATAACGAGGCTTTAGCAGAGGCACACAGAAACTTAGAAACAAAGGAACATAGCGACATTGAATATGTTCACGGAAATTTCTCTGATATTGGAAAACTTATCAATAAGCCCGTTGACGGCTTTTTATTCGATCTAGGCATATCTTCCCATCAGATAAACGAGGAATCTCGGGGATTTAGCATCAGATCTGACGCGCCTCTCGATATGCGCATGGATAAAGGCTCACAGCTTACGGCTTACAGCGTCGTGAACGGGTACTCGAAAGAAGAACTTACGCGTATTTTTTTTGAATATGGGGAAGAGAGGTTTTCTAAGAGGGTAAGCAATGCGATATGGCAGACGCGTGACGCGAACCCGATTAAAACCACTTTTCAGCTAAAAGATATCATCGAAAAAGCTATCCCTACCTGGAAGAAGCGGGAATCCGTCACTCGAATATTCCAAGCACTAAGAATAGAAGTCAACCATGAGCTTGAAAGTTTGAAGAAGGGGTTTTCTGCTGCTGTCGAAAAGCTTAATCCTGGCGGCAGGATCGTCGTTATTTCATACCATTCACTCGAAGACAGGATCGTTAAATGGTTTTTCCGGGATCTCCACAAAAATGGTATACTTAAGATAATCACTAAGAAGCCGATATTGCCGAGCGAAGAAGAAATATTGGCAAATCCCAGGGCGAGAAGTGCAAAATTACGATGCGCAGAAAAAACATGA
- the trpC gene encoding indole-3-glycerol phosphate synthase TrpC, with protein MILDEIIENKKGEVAVLKDQLNRFIKLPNIEDLFPPLLDFEPAIRKDKINLIAEVKKASPSSGVIVEDFDPIKIAETYKKSGAAAVSVITDAKFFQGMLAYLKNIKETLSIPVLRKDFIIDEAQILESRMAGSDAVLLIARILDANQLKMFLEKSASYKLSSLVEVHDEKDVEKALSADPRIIGINNRDLDTLEVDFNTSFNLVSKYPELRSKVLVSESGINSRSQIDELKSAGFSAVLIGESLLKSRDVPQKIRELFA; from the coding sequence ATGATACTCGATGAAATCATAGAAAATAAAAAAGGCGAAGTTGCGGTATTGAAGGACCAGCTCAACAGGTTCATTAAGCTCCCAAATATAGAAGACCTGTTCCCGCCATTGCTCGATTTTGAGCCCGCAATAAGAAAGGACAAGATCAACCTTATCGCTGAAGTGAAGAAAGCTTCCCCGTCTTCGGGCGTTATAGTCGAAGATTTCGACCCGATCAAGATCGCTGAAACATATAAGAAATCCGGAGCAGCTGCTGTATCGGTAATAACTGACGCAAAATTCTTCCAGGGCATGCTCGCCTACCTGAAAAATATAAAAGAAACTCTTTCGATCCCGGTTTTACGCAAGGATTTCATTATCGATGAAGCCCAGATACTCGAATCGAGAATGGCTGGGTCAGATGCGGTTCTTCTTATTGCGCGGATATTAGATGCGAATCAGCTCAAGATGTTCCTTGAAAAAAGCGCATCCTACAAGCTGTCATCTTTAGTCGAGGTCCATGATGAAAAAGATGTTGAAAAAGCCCTTTCGGCCGATCCAAGGATTATTGGGATAAACAACCGCGATCTGGACACCCTTGAGGTGGATTTCAATACGTCATTCAATCTAGTATCAAAATATCCGGAATTAAGGTCAAAAGTATTGGTTTCCGAAAGCGGCATAAATTCCAGATCTCAAATAGATGAGCTTAAGTCCGCTGGTTTCTCCGCGGTTTTAATTGGAGAAAGCTTGCTCAAAAGCCGCGATGTCCCGCAAAAAATCAGAGAATTATTCGCATAA